One genomic segment of Brevibacillus laterosporus LMG 15441 includes these proteins:
- a CDS encoding type I restriction-modification system subunit M produces the protein MNKQQLATKIWESANKMRSKIEANEYKDYILGFIFYKYLSDYEVKKLKEEGSTQEDIEALVEDDTETVEYVREKVGYFIAYKDLFSTWLKMGKDFDVSNVTDALSAFDRLINPPDKKVYEGIFNTLQTGLSKLGDSSASRTKAISDLIHLIKDIPMDGRQDYDVIGFIYEYLISMFAANAGKKAGEFYTPHEVSLLMSEIVADHLKDRTEIEIYDPTSGSGSLLINIGRSVAKHIDNENNIKYYAQELKQNTYNLTRMNLVMRGIIPANIITRNGDTLEDDWPYFDETNPVETYNPLYVDAVVSNPPYSQHWEPGNKETDPRYARFGLAPKSKADYAFLLHDLFHIKPDGIMTIVLPHGVLFRGGEEGEIRKNLIEGNNIDAIIGLPANIFFGTGIQTIIMVLKQKRENTDVLIVDASKGFIKVGKNNKLRASDIKKIVDAVTARANIDKFSRKVCREEIRRNEYNLNIPRYVDSSEGAEKWDLYASMFGGIPMSEIAELSEYWSAFPELKEALFTKGVGPYAELAVSNIEQTVDEHPAVKAFISNFMRAFGDFDSFLKSELITNMATLNISKEEVVLSADIFARLASIPLINRYEAYQLLDDEWAKTSVDLEIIQTEGFNAVKKVDPNMVIKKKDGKEEEVQDGWIGHIIPFELVQRTLLLDEYEALKQKEGRLAEISSEYDELLDSLSEEEKDSSLTNDSSDAFVAKAVGEKLKEIYADVDTQEIKALNAYAALSKKAEKLAYISAHDDIVWSNMDANKDGTYSKKAVNSYLAELQSAFEFPEDSFEAKIVKVSKLMAEEKEVKAQVKADVAALHMKTKETIESLSDEQALELLEQKWIFPLTESIKQLPKAVIQVLVDKIKTLSEKYAVTYSAVESEIKESESILSALIDELVGNEHDMKGLSEFQALLKGK, from the coding sequence ATGAATAAGCAACAGCTCGCCACGAAAATATGGGAATCCGCTAATAAAATGCGTTCAAAGATCGAGGCCAACGAATATAAAGATTACATTTTAGGCTTCATTTTTTACAAGTACCTTTCGGACTATGAGGTAAAGAAACTAAAAGAAGAGGGCTCTACCCAGGAAGACATTGAGGCTCTTGTTGAAGACGATACAGAAACCGTAGAGTATGTTCGTGAAAAGGTCGGGTACTTTATTGCCTACAAGGACTTATTCTCGACTTGGCTCAAAATGGGCAAAGATTTTGATGTGTCTAATGTTACGGATGCCTTGTCAGCGTTCGACCGTTTGATTAACCCACCTGATAAGAAGGTATATGAGGGTATATTTAATACCCTGCAGACCGGTTTAAGTAAACTTGGTGATAGTTCCGCATCCAGAACAAAAGCTATCAGCGATCTGATCCATCTGATTAAAGATATTCCTATGGATGGCAGGCAGGACTACGATGTTATTGGCTTCATATATGAATATCTGATTAGCATGTTCGCTGCTAATGCTGGAAAAAAGGCAGGAGAGTTTTACACGCCACATGAAGTATCTCTTCTTATGTCCGAAATTGTTGCAGACCATTTGAAGGACAGAACGGAAATCGAAATTTATGACCCGACGAGCGGTTCAGGCTCCCTTTTGATAAACATCGGTCGATCAGTTGCAAAGCATATTGATAATGAAAACAACATTAAATACTATGCGCAGGAGCTGAAGCAGAATACATACAACCTTACTCGTATGAATTTAGTTATGCGTGGCATCATTCCGGCTAATATCATAACCCGCAACGGTGACACTTTGGAAGATGATTGGCCGTACTTTGATGAAACTAACCCTGTTGAAACATACAATCCGCTTTATGTGGATGCAGTTGTTTCCAATCCTCCCTACTCACAGCATTGGGAGCCGGGTAATAAAGAAACAGACCCTCGCTACGCACGTTTTGGGCTCGCTCCGAAATCAAAAGCCGATTATGCTTTCCTGCTTCACGACTTGTTCCATATTAAGCCGGATGGCATCATGACGATAGTTCTCCCGCATGGGGTTTTATTCCGTGGCGGTGAAGAGGGTGAAATTCGGAAAAATCTGATTGAGGGCAATAACATTGATGCAATCATCGGACTTCCTGCTAATATTTTTTTTGGAACCGGTATTCAAACAATAATTATGGTTTTGAAGCAAAAGCGTGAGAATACCGATGTTTTGATTGTTGATGCATCCAAGGGTTTTATTAAAGTTGGCAAGAACAATAAGCTCAGAGCATCTGATATTAAAAAGATAGTTGATGCCGTAACTGCCAGAGCTAATATTGACAAATTCTCAAGGAAAGTGTGTCGAGAAGAAATTCGCCGAAATGAATACAACTTGAATATTCCGAGATATGTTGATTCCTCTGAAGGCGCAGAAAAATGGGACCTGTATGCTTCTATGTTCGGTGGCATTCCCATGAGTGAAATTGCTGAACTTAGTGAGTACTGGAGTGCTTTTCCAGAATTAAAAGAGGCACTTTTTACAAAAGGCGTGGGTCCATATGCTGAGTTGGCAGTCAGCAATATTGAACAGACTGTCGATGAGCATCCCGCCGTAAAAGCTTTTATTTCTAATTTCATGAGAGCTTTCGGAGACTTTGATAGTTTCTTGAAAAGCGAGCTGATAACGAATATGGCAACCCTCAATATTTCAAAAGAAGAGGTCGTTTTGAGTGCTGACATTTTTGCCCGCCTTGCTTCCATTCCGCTTATTAACAGATATGAAGCATATCAATTGCTTGATGATGAGTGGGCAAAAACATCTGTTGACTTAGAAATAATTCAAACAGAAGGTTTCAACGCTGTTAAAAAAGTTGATCCCAACATGGTAATCAAGAAGAAGGACGGCAAAGAGGAAGAGGTACAAGATGGTTGGATCGGTCATATTATTCCGTTTGAACTTGTGCAGCGTACGCTTCTTTTGGATGAATATGAAGCACTTAAGCAAAAAGAGGGCCGCCTTGCTGAAATCTCCTCTGAATATGATGAATTACTTGACTCTCTTTCCGAAGAAGAAAAGGATTCAAGCTTGACAAACGATTCTAGCGATGCGTTTGTCGCAAAAGCAGTCGGTGAAAAACTCAAAGAGATCTATGCTGATGTGGACACCCAGGAAATTAAGGCACTGAACGCTTATGCTGCACTTTCTAAGAAAGCCGAAAAACTTGCTTATATCAGTGCACATGACGATATAGTATGGTCCAATATGGACGCAAACAAGGATGGTACATATAGTAAAAAAGCAGTAAATTCCTATTTAGCAGAGCTTCAATCCGCCTTTGAATTCCCAGAAGATTCTTTTGAAGCAAAAATTGTAAAAGTAAGCAAGCTGATGGCCGAGGAAAAGGAAGTAAAAGCACAGGTAAAAGCAGATGTCGCTGCATTGCATATGAAAACTAAGGAAACCATCGAATCGCTTTCTGACGAACAGGCGCTTGAACTACTTGAGCAAAAATGGATTTTCCCGCTTACGGAGAGTATTAAGCAGCTTCCCAAAGCAGTAATTCAAGTTCTAGTAGACAAAATCAAAACCCTTTCTGAAAAATACGCTGTCACCTACTCTGCGGTCGAATCGGAGATAAAGGAATCGGAGTCTATTCTCTCGGCGCTCATTGATGAACTCGTTGGTAACGAGCATGATATGAAAGGTCTCAGCGAGTTCCAGGCGCTGTTAAAGGGTAAATGA